In the Anastrepha obliqua isolate idAnaObli1 chromosome 1, idAnaObli1_1.0, whole genome shotgun sequence genome, one interval contains:
- the LOC129253285 gene encoding uncharacterized protein LOC129253285, with amino-acid sequence MQLFRNITALLSLIELSPIFQQFNQAVTDICIATATEQKIRTFIYTSIGSTNCGTHSHTHLNVPLILHTLHTQNPTTAVINIDKRTPIERYSEQFNRKVLSIVQLSQNKPRDEQLLQSLWKRIYLNRQSALILLFDDRATEAYVAMILKFCAEQRAPNVIALQPHMALQERSYWTLQIFPIQKTVKRTFQPFYRDLFPKHLKNMHGHPLRVMNNYWYPQFYNYTPKQGPKRLSGYSGRALTEYAHHHNATIQSAFDPRTNSSPIYEVREALEANVADIGILLPIELGEQKLGSTSVVRRTNWCLMVPVEAPIPAYTFYYSIMGKWVVSLFCVSVVLISLIWARVSHRQPQQQQPIIENFVNVSVLQGLLGMPFWTRKSLSTIHKIICINISLAGVILGTAYSTYLQSLNVNAPKEPPMKTIDDVLKRGLKVAVGNRAAHWIKHFTDFDKYLPNFTYFSNSTELLVLRDKLDTSYAFPVSDTWSIYNEQQKYFSQPLFRLSDICLGRDIQLILPLQKDSIYSESLDIFFLNLHQTGFIIYWLRHSFIELLEMDVISLEDRNKQPLFVPLKLEDLRLVFMGMGVLLSLSILCFVLELFWRKIKNLLNAIKKGMRNIMKIAK; translated from the coding sequence ATGCAGCTCTTTCGCAATATAACTGCGCTGCTCAGCTTAATCGAACTATCAcctatttttcaacaattcaacCAAGCGGTCACGGATATTTGCATTGCAACAGCCACGGAGCAGAAAATTCGCACCTTCATCTACACGAGCATCGGGAGTACAAATTGCGGTACACACAGCCACACCCACTTAAATGTGCCACTCATCTTGCACACACTTCACACTCAAAATCCAACAACAGCCGTCATCAACATCGACAAGCGTACGCCCATCGAGCGCTACAGCGAGCAATTCAATCGTAAAGTACTTAGTATTGTGCAACTTAGCCAGAACAAACCTAGAGATGAGCAATTGTTGCAGTCACTGTGGAAACGTATTTACTTGAATAGACAGAGTGCGCTTATACTGCTCTTCGATGATAGGGCCACTGAAGCATATGTTGCGATGATCCTTAAATTCTGTGCAGAACAGCGCGCACCGAATGTCATCGCTTTGCAACCTCATATGGCGCTGCAGGAACGTAGCTACTGGACATTGCAAATATTTCCCATTCAGAAAACTGTTAAACGAACATTTCAACCATTCTACAGAGATCTTTTTCCCAAACATCTAAAAAATATGCACGGACATCCTTTACGTGTAATGAACAATTATTGGTATCCACAGTTTTACAACTATACACCTAAGCAAGGACCAAAGAGGCTTAGTGGTTATAGTGGCAGAGCTTTAACGGAATATGCGCATCATCACAACGCCACAATTCAGTCCGCATTTGACCCCAGGACAAACTCTTCTCCCATTTATGAAGTACGTGAAGCTTTGGAGGCTAATGTGGCAGACATTGGTATACTTTTACCTATAGAACTTGGTGAGCAAAAATTGGGTTCTACATCTGTTGTGCGACGAACAAATTGGTGTCTTATGGTACCAGTGGAAGCTCCAATACCGGCATACACTTTTTATTACAGTATAATGGGCAAGTGGGTCGTTTCTTTGTTTTGTGTCAGTGTAGTATTGATCTCCTTGATTTGGGCACGAGTGTCTCACAGGCAGCCTCAACAGCAACAGCCAATTATCGAGAACTTTGTCAATGTATCGGTGCTTCAAGGTCTATTGGGCATGCCGTTTTGGACAAGGAAGTCCCTTTCAACCATTCATAAAATCATATGCATTAACATCTCATTGGCCGGTGTCATCCTGGGTACCGCTTACAGTACTTACTTGCAGAGTTTGAATGTGAATGCACCCAAAGAGCCCCCCATGAAGACTATTGATGACGTACTAAAACGCGGACTCAAGGTCGCTGTGGGAAATAGAGCTGCACATTGGATAAAACATTTCACGGACTTCGATAAATACCTTCCAAATTTCACATACTTCAGCAATTCTACCGAGTTACTAGTGCTACGAGACAAATTAGATACTAGTTATGCGTTTCCGGTCTCCGATACGTGGTCCATATACAAtgagcaacaaaaatatttctcgcaACCGCTTTTTCGCTTATCAGATATTTGTTTGGGAAGAGACATTCAATTGATACTTCCTCTGCAGAAAGACTCGATTTATAGTGAAAGtttggatatattttttttaaatctgcacCAAACTGGATTTATAATTTACTGGTTGCGTCACAGCTTCATAGAGTTATTGGAAATGGATGTGATTTCTTTAGAAGATCGAAATAAGCAGCCTCTTTTCGTGCCACTGAAATTGGAGGACTTGCGTTTGGTCTTCATGGGAATGGGTGTTTTACTTTCTTTGAGCATTTTGTGTTTCGTGTTGGAGCTATTTTggaggaaaattaaaaatctgtTAAATGCGATTAAGAAAGGGATgagaaatataatgaaaattgcCAAGTAG